A window of the Brassica oleracea var. oleracea cultivar TO1000 chromosome C1, BOL, whole genome shotgun sequence genome harbors these coding sequences:
- the LOC106316363 gene encoding protein NRT1/ PTR FAMILY 1.1-like — translation MENPPDQTESKEMMLQPRITRPKGGLLTMPFIIANEGFEKVASYGLLQNMILYLISDYGLGLVKGQNVLFMWVAATNFMPLVGAFLSDSYLGRFLTISIASLSSFLGMMVLWLTAMLPQVKPSPCVASTVTKCSSKAATSSQLALLYFAFALISIGSGGIRPCSLAFGADQLDNKENPKNERVLESFFGWYYASSSVAVLIAFTVIVYIQDHLGWRIGFGVPAILMLLAGILFVLASPLYVKRNVTKSLFTGLAQVAVAAYVNRKLMLPGQNDSYGCYYHLNDSELKAPSDKLRFLNKACVTSNQEEDIGADGLALNPWRLCTTDQVEELKALVKVIPVWSTGIMMSINVSQNSFQLLQANSMDRRLSDHSTFKIPPGSFGMFTIIALIAWVVLYDRAILPLASKIRGKPVRINVKIRMGLGLFISFLAMAVSATVEHYRRRTAISQGLANNATATVNISAMWLVPQYVLHGLAEALTGIGQTEFFYTEFPKSMSSIVAALFGLGMAVANILASVILNVVKNSSKKGGESWIEDNINKGHYDYYYWVLAILSFVNVIYYIVCSWSYGPTMDQLRNDKANGVRGEEHEEAVKLN, via the exons ATGGAGAACCCTCCAGATCAAACAGAGTCAAAAGAGATGATGCTTCAACCCAGAATCACAAGACCAAAGGGTGGACTTCTCACTATGCCCTTCATCATTG CAAACGAGGGGTTCGAGAAAGTGGCGAGCTATGGATTGTTACAGAACATGATTCTTTATCTGATAAGTGATTACGGATTAGGACTTGTGAAAGGACAAAACGTGTTGTTCATGTGGGTCGCTGCTACTAACTTCATGCCTCTCGTTGGAGCTTTTCTCTCAGATTCTTATTTGGGTCGCTTTCTCACCATCTCCATTGCCTCTCTCTCCAGTTTCCTG GGGATGATGGTTCTATGGCTAACGGCGATGTTACCACAAGTGAAGCCATCACCGTGTGTAGCATCTACCGTAACCAAGTGCAGTTCTAAGGCAGCGACATCTTCTCAGTTGGCTCTTTTGTATTTCGCGTTTGCACTTATATCGATTGGATCTGGTGGAATCAGGCCGTGTTCTCTAGCATTTGGTGCTGATCAATTAGACAACAAAGAGAATCCCAAGAACGAGAGGGTTCTTGAGAGTTTCTTTGGTTGGTACTACGCTTCTTCATCGGTTGCTGTCTTGATCGCTTTCACTGTCATTGTTTACATTCAAGATCACTTGGGATGGCGAATAGGGTTTGGAGTCCCAGCGATTCTCATGCTACTCGCGGGTATCTTGTTTGTTTTGGCGTCTCCTCTCTATGTTAAACGCAATGTGACCAAGAGTTTGTTCACTGGTTTGGCTCAAGTAGCTGTTGCAGCTTACGTGAACAGGAAGTTAATGTTACCGGGTCAGAATGACTCATATGGCTGTTATTACCACCTGAACGATTCTGAACTTAAAGCTCCAAGTGACAAATTGAG GTTTCTGAATAAAGCTTGTGTAACAAGCAACCAAGAGGAAGACATTGGTGCTGATGGTTTGGCCTTAAACCCATGGAGGCTCTGTACAACGGACCAAGTTGAGGAACTCAAGGCTTTGGTCAAGGTGATACCGGTATGGTCCACGGGGATAATGATGTCTATAAACGTGAGCCAGAACTCGTTTCAGTTGCTTCAAGCTAACTCAATGGATAGACGTTTGAGCGACCATTCAACCTTCAAAATCCCACCTGGATCTTTTGGCATGTTCACAATCATAGCCCTAATAGCATGGGTGGTTCTCTACGACCGTGCAATCCTCCCATTAGCTTCCAAGATCCGAGGCAAACCGGTTAGAATCAATGTCAAGATCAGAATGGGGTTAGGTCTATTCATATCCTTCCTAGCAATGGCGGTTTCCGCAACTGTTGAGCATTACCGAAGAAGAACCGCAATAAGCCAAGGACTTGCAAACAACGCAACCGCGACAGTGAACATCTCAGCAATGTGGCTCGTACCGCAGTATGTGCTTCACGGTTTGGCAGAGGCCTTAACCGGGATAGGACAGACGGAGTTTTTCTATACCGAGTTTCCTAAAAGCATGTCTAGCATTGTGGCTGCCTTGTTTGGTCTAGGAATGGCAGTGGCTAATATATTGGCTAGTGTGATCCTCAATGTGGTCAAGAATAGCTCAAAGAAGGGTGGAGAGAGCTGGATTGAAGATAATATCAACAAGGGTCATTATGATTATTACTATTGGGTTTTAGCCATCTTGAGCTTCGTTAATGTCATTTATTACA